The following are from one region of the Candidatus Delongbacteria bacterium genome:
- a CDS encoding efflux RND transporter periplasmic adaptor subunit: MKKIGILLLAITIIILVIVKFSSDNVKQNKEKREKTVPVSVGYARVGRLEDIKKFSGIVTAKNSYNAAFNISGKIEAMYKNIGDFVNKGEILAVLDDREFEQKLLEAKADLEISRANLADSEYQLYLNKQEFERVKSLKEKGFSSVNEYDRAEKDFKSAENRLNISKSQLIQKEASISSAVLDLENCKIRAFHKGFVLQKFTEQGNSISSNSSVYTIADIDTVTLKTEITEDIFPKLEKGQNVKFTVDSYPDKIFNGKVKRFSPSFSNETISSQVEIESENSNHILKPGMFAKIDIIFETKENAIMIPSYALYTAGGVEGVFSVDSLSGLVKFIQIKKGIRENDMIEVLEPNLSGMVVTLGQHLLKDGSLVSIEK; the protein is encoded by the coding sequence GAAAAAGATTGGAATATTGCTTTTAGCTATAACAATCATAATTTTAGTTATTGTTAAGTTTAGTTCAGATAATGTTAAACAAAATAAAGAGAAAAGAGAAAAAACTGTTCCTGTAAGTGTTGGTTATGCTAGAGTCGGCAGGTTGGAAGATATAAAAAAATTTTCTGGTATTGTAACTGCAAAAAATAGTTATAACGCAGCATTCAACATATCTGGTAAAATAGAAGCTATGTATAAAAATATTGGAGATTTTGTAAATAAAGGCGAAATCTTGGCTGTTTTAGATGATCGGGAATTTGAGCAAAAGTTATTAGAAGCAAAAGCTGATTTGGAAATATCTAGAGCTAATTTAGCAGATTCAGAATATCAACTTTACTTAAATAAGCAGGAATTCGAGCGAGTAAAATCTCTTAAAGAAAAAGGATTTTCTTCAGTAAATGAATATGATCGGGCTGAGAAAGATTTCAAGTCTGCGGAAAACAGATTGAATATTTCTAAATCTCAGTTAATTCAAAAGGAAGCTTCAATTAGTTCTGCTGTTTTAGATTTAGAGAATTGTAAAATTAGAGCATTTCATAAAGGATTTGTTTTACAAAAATTCACTGAGCAAGGTAATAGTATTTCATCTAATAGCTCGGTCTATACAATTGCAGATATTGATACAGTGACATTAAAGACAGAAATTACTGAAGATATTTTTCCGAAACTTGAAAAGGGACAGAATGTAAAATTTACGGTTGATTCTTATCCTGATAAGATATTCAATGGTAAAGTTAAAAGATTTTCACCATCATTTAGCAATGAAACTATCTCTTCACAAGTTGAGATTGAGTCTGAAAATTCAAACCATATTTTAAAACCAGGTATGTTTGCAAAAATAGATATAATTTTTGAAACCAAAGAAAATGCCATTATGATTCCATCTTATGCACTGTATACTGCAGGTGGAGTTGAAGGTGTTTTTTCAGTAGATTCTCTATCTGGTTTAGTCAAATTTATTCAGATTAAAAAAGGTATAAGGGAAAACGATATGATCGAAGTTTTAGAGCCAAATCTTTCCGGTATGGTTGTAACTTTAGGACAACATCTTCTAAAAGACGGATCTCTTGTAAGTATTGAAAAATAA